The Pseudonocardia sp. HH130630-07 DNA window CAACCAGACCTCGCCGGACACCCTGGTCGGCAGCGGGGCCGCGGACTTCGGGATCAGCTTCCAGAGCTCGTTCACCTTCTCCAGGGCGGCCGGGGCCGACATCACGTCGGTGATGGCGGTGCTGCAGCACTGGGCCACCGAGATCGCGGTGCGCGCCGACCGGGACGACATCCGGTCACCGCGCGACCTCGACGGGAAGGTCTACGCCGGGTTCGGCGAGCCGGGCGAGGTGCAGAAGATGCAGGCCGTGATCCGCAACGACGGCGGCCGCGGCGACATCCGGACCGAGGTGCTCAACAGCGCGGCCTACGAGGCGCTCTACGCCGGTCAGGCCGACTTCACCGAGCCGTTCGTCAACGTCGAGGGCATCGAGGCCCGGCTGCGCGGCGAGCCGCTGAAGACCTTCCGCTACACCGACTACGGCTTCCCCGACTCCTACAACGTGCTGCTGACCGGCAACTCGACCTGGCTGGGCCAGAACCCGGACCGGGCGCGGGCGTTCGTGCAGGCCGTCCAGCGCGGCTACGCGCTCGCGGCGCAGGACCCGGCGGGCGCGGCGCGGATGCTGTCCGAGGCGAACCCGGGTGCGTTCACCGACACCCGGCTCCTCGACGAGGGGGCCGCGATGCTCGCCCGCGACCACCTGCGCGACGACCGGGGCCGGGTCGGGTTCCAGACGCCCGAGCGCTGGGCCGGGTTCTCCGGCTTCCTCTACGACACCGGGACCGTCGCCGGGCCGGACGGTGCGCCGGTCCGGGAGAAGCCGGACTTCGGCACCTGGTTCACCAACGAGTACCTGGCGCCGTGACCCGGCGGCTCGCCCCCGCGGCCCTGGTCGTGGTCGCGCTGCTGGTGCTCTGGCAGGCCGCGGTGACGGTCTCCGGCGTCCGCCCGCAGGTGCTGCCCTCGCCGCTGCGGGTCGTCGAGCAGGGCTGGGCGTTCCGCGGGGTGCTGTGGGAGAACACGCTGCCGACCGTCGCGGTGACCGTCGTCGGGTTCACGGTGTCCCTCGTCGTCGCGTGGGCCCTCGCCGTCGCCGTCGACTTCTCCTCGTGGCTGCGCCGGGCGCTGACCCCGCTGCTGGTGGCCTCGCAGACGCTGCCGGTGGTCGCGATCGCCCCGCTGCTGATCATCTGGTTCGGGTTCGGGTTGCTGCCGAAGGTGCTGGTGATCGCGCTGGTCACGTTCTTCCCGATCGCCGTCGGGCTGATCGAGGGCTTCGCCGCGACCGACCGGTCGGCCACGGCGCTGCTGCGGTCGATGGGCGCGAGCCGCTGGCAGCGGTTCCGCTACGTGCGGCTGCCCGGGGCGATGCCGTCGTTCTTCACGGCGCTGCGGATCGCGATCACCTACGCGGTCACCGGGGCGATCTTCGCCGAGTACGTCGGTGCCCGGGCCGGTCTGGGCATCTTCATGCAGCTGCAGAAGAACCAGTTCCGGACCGACCTGGTGCTGGCCGCGGTCGCGGTGACGGCGGTGCTGTCGGTCGCCCTGTTCGGCCTGACGTTCCTGGTGCAGCGCCTGGTCACCCCCTGGTACCGGGGTGATCACCGGTGAAGGTGTCGGTGCGGGACCTGTCGGTGTCCTACGGTGATCTGCCCGTGCTGTCGGGGCTGTCGCTCGACGTCGCGGCGGGGGAGTTCGTCTCGGTGCTCGGCCCGTCCGGGTGCGGCAAGTCGACGCTGTTCGGGGCGCTGGCCGGGATCCTGGACGGCGCATCGGCCGCCGGGTCCGTCCAGGTGGACGGCGGCCCGGTGCGCGGCGCGCCGTTCGGGCTGATGCCGCAGCAGGACCTGCTGTTCCCGTGGCGGACGGTGCTGGACAACACCACCCTCGGCCTGGAGGTCGCCGGGGTGGGCCGGCGGGAGGCCCGGGAGCGGGCCAGGGCGCTGTTCGCCCCGTTCGGGCTGGACGGCTTCGAGGGGGCGCGCCCGGCCGAGCTGTCCGGCGGGATGCGGCAGCGGGCCGCGCTGCTCCGCACGGTCGTCGGCGGGCGGGAGGTGCTGCTGCTCGACGAGCCGTTCGGTGCGCTGGACGCGCTGACCCGCACCGGGATGCAGGAGTGGCTGGAGACGGTCCGGGCCCGCTACGGCTGGACGACGCTGCTGATCACGCACGACGTCCGGGAGGCCGCGTTCCTGTCCGACCGGGTGCTCGTGCTGTCCGCGCGGCCGGCGACGGTGCTGCGTGAGATCGCGGTGGACCTGCCGCGGCCGCGGACCCGCGAGATGCTCACGGACCCGCGGCTGGCCGCGGTCGAGGCGGAGCTGCTGGCGACGCTGCGCGGCTGAGGACGGCACCGCCGTCGGCGGTTGAGGACGGCCCGGGGCTGCGGGGTCAGCCGTCCCGGCGCAGCACCAGCACGTGGTCGACGACCTCGGCGGTCTGCCCGCCGGGACCGGTCGCCGTCCGGGTCGGCCGGTCGGCGCGCACCACGGTCACCGGCGCCGGCCCGATCCCGGCGAACACCTCCTCCGGGGTGGGGAAGTGGGTGTCCGGGTCCTGGTTCCAGGACCAGGGCGCCGTCGACCCGTGGTCGACCAGCAGGAGCAGGCCGCCGGGGCGCAGCGCCTCGACCGCCGTCCGCAGTACCCGGTCCCGGGGCAGCTCGAACGGGGTCTGGAAGTACATCGCCGACACCAGGTCGAAGCGACCGGCCGGGAACGTCGCCGCCAGGTCGTGCCGTTCGGCCCGCACCCGGTCGGTGAGCCCGGCCGTGACCGCCCGGGCCGCGAGCGCGTCGGTCGCGGCCCCGGCGATGTCGACGGCGGTGACCCGCCAGCCGCGCTCGGCCAGCCACAGCGTGTCCCCGCCCGGTCCGCAGCCGAGGTCGAGGGCGTCGCCGGGGGCCAGGCCGGCGGCCAGCTCCGCCAGCCGGGGATTGACCCGCGGCACCGCGCCGGGGTCGCGGCCGGTGTAGACCGCCTCCCAGAAGGCGGCGGGATCGTCGTGGTCGGGTGGTGTGCTCATGGGGTTCCCCTCTCGTCGGTTCCCGCGATCCTGCCGAGCCCGGGCGTCGGACGGCAATTTTCGTTGCTGTTCCGGCAAGTCCGGTCGACCCACCTCCACAACAAACCTCCGATGCCGTTACCGAATCGTCATCACTCTGGGGAACTGTTTCGATTCAGGCGACTGTCGGACATGGCATACGGCGAATACGTTGGCGGTCGCAACATTCACTCGGTCGTGCGACACGGCGGGTGATCCACAACGCGGTGGAGGAGAAGGCGTCGATGAAGATGCGGGAAGCGGGGCGTCGTCCCCGGCTGCGGCGGGCGTTCGCGGCGGCGGGCCTCGGTCTGCTGCTCGCGGTCGCGGGATGCGGCCAGAACAGCGCCGGCGGCGACCAGGAGGCCCCGGCGGGTGACGCCGGCGGCGCGGGCGGGCTCAAGGTCGGGGTGATCCTCCCCGAGACCGACACGTCGGCCCGCTGGGAGGGCTTCGACAAGCCCATGCTGGACAAGGCGCTGCGGGCCCAGGGGCTCGATCCGGACATCCAGAACGCCCAGGGGGACGAGCAGAAGTTCTCCACGCTGGCCGACGGGATGATCTCCAGCGGGGTCAAGGTCATGATCATCGCCTCGATCAGCGGCGACGGCGGCAACGCCGTCGCGGAGAAGGCCAAGGCGCAGGGGATCCCGGTCATCGACTACGACCGGCTCAACCTGGGCGGGGTCAGCGACTACTACGTCTCGTTCGACAACGAGAAGGTCGGCGAGCTGCAGGGCCAGGGCCTGATCCAGGGCGTCGGCGCCAAGCCGGGCGCGCAGATCATCCAGATCGAGGGCGCACCGACCGACAACAACGCCACCCTCTACACCCAGGGCCAGCTCAAGGCGCTGCAGCCGAAGTACGACTCCGGCGAGTACAAGCTGGTCCAGAACCAGCCGATCGACAAGTGGGACAACCAGGTCGCCGGGACCACGTTCGAGCAGATCCTGACCGGCAACGGCGGCAAGGTCGACGGCGTGGCCGTCGCCAACGACGGCATGGCCGGATCGGTCGTCACGGTGCTCGCGAAGTACGGCCTCAACGGCAAGGTCCCGGTCACCGGCCAGGACGCCACCGCCGACGGTCTCGCCGCGATCCTGCGCGGCGACCAGTACATGACGGTGTTCAAGCCGATCCAGGAGGAGGCCGACGCGGCGGCGAAGCTGGCCGGAGCGCTGGCGAAGGGTGACACCGCGGGTGCCGACGCCGTCGCCACCCAGACGGTGAACGACCCGGACGGCAACCGGGACGTGAAGTCCGTGCTGCTCGAGCCGCAGCTGATCACCAAGGACAACGTCAAGACGGTCACCGACGCCGGTTACATCAAGGCCGCCGACATCTGCACCGGCGCGAACGCGCAGGCCTGCGGCCAGCTCGGCATCCAGTAACCCGCACCCGACCACCGGGCCGCGGCGGGACGACCTCCCGCCGCGGCCCGGTATCCCACCCGGAGGTACGGCCATGGCCGAACCGATCCTGTCCCTGCGCGGGGTGAACAAGAGCTTCGGCGCCGTGCGGGTCCTGCACGGAGTCGACCTGTCGGTCCGCGCCGGAGAGGTCACCGCACTCGTCGGCGACAACGGGGCGGGCAAGTCCACCCTGGTCAAGTGCGTCGCCGGCATCCACCCGATCGACGACGGCGAGATCGTCTTCGACGGCGCCCCGGTCACGCTGAACGCCCCGACCGACGCGGCACGGCTCGGCATCGAGGTCGTCTACCAGGATCTCGCGCTCGCCGACAACCTCGACATCGTCCAGAACATGTTCCTCGGCCGCGAACGCGGCCGCCCGTGGATGCTCGACGAGGCGTCCATGGAGCAGGCGGCGCGGGACACCCTCGCGTCGCTGTCGGTGCGCACCGTGACCTCGGTCCGCACCCCGGTCGCGTCGCTGTCCGGCGGGCAGCGGCAGACCGTCGCGATCGCGAAGTCGGTGCTGTGGGACTCGCGCGTCGTGCTGCTCGACGAGCCGACCGCGGCTCTCGGCGTCGCCCAGACCCGCCAGGTGCTCGACCTGGTGCGCCGGCTCGCCGAGCAGGGGCTCGCGGTCGTCCTGATCAGCCACAACATGGCCGACGTCTTCGAGGTCTCGGACCGCGTCGCCTGCCTGTACCTCGGCCGGATGGTCGCCGAGGTGCCGACGTCGGAGGTCGACCACTCCCAGGTCGTGCAGCTGATCACCGCCGGGCGCTCCGGCGAGCTGGGCCTGGCCCGGCCCGAGTCGGCGGCCGTCTAGTGGCCGACCGTCCCGAGCAGAACCCCGCCACCCCGACCGACGACGCGCAACCGGGAGGAGACACCGTGACCGACCGGTCACCCGCACCGGAGCGCGAGCAGCACCCCGCCGCGCCCGCCACCGAGCCCACCGACGCCACCGAGGAACCGCGCAGCGCGGCGCAGCGGGCGAACCCCGCGAACCGGGCCGCGGACTTCGGCATCGACACCACCGCCCGCAGCACCGGTGAGGCGGTCGTCGCCTACCTGAAGGGGCTGCGCGCCGGGGAGCTGGGCTCGCTGCCCGCGCTGCTCGGCCTGGCGGCGCTGTTCGTGCTGTTCACCGTGCTGGACTCCGGCGGCACCTTCGCCAGCCTGCTCAACCTGGCCAACCTGCTCCAGCAGGGCGCCGGCCCGACGATCATCGCGATGGGCCTGGTCTTCGTCCTGCTCACCGGCGAGATCGACCTGGCGGCGGGCACCGCGTCCGGGCTCGCCGCGGCGCTGATGGCGCTGCACCTGGTCAACGACGGCAACGTCCTCGGCGCGACCGGCACCGTCGTGTTCGTGCTGCTGGTGATCGTGATGGTCGTGGCGGCCGGGCTCGCGGCGCTGGTCCGGGTGTGGGCCGGCACCGTCGTCAGCCTGCTGACGGCCGCGGTGCTGGTGATCGGCGTCCCGGCGACGCCGTGGACGGTGATGGGGATCGCGGTCGGTGTCGGCGTCGTGATCGGCTGCCTCACCGGTTTCCTGGTCGCCCGGGTCGGGATGCCGTCCTTCGTGGTCACCCTGGCCCTGTTCATCACCTGGCAGGGCGTGATCCTGCAGCTGATCGGGGACGGCGGCACGCTGGCCCTGCGCGACCCGCTGATCAACGCGGTGGCCAACGGCAACCTGTCGGTCCCGGCCTCCTGGGTACTGTTCGTCGTGGGCGCAAGCGCTTACGCGGTGATCCAGCTGGTCCGTCAGCGGTCCCGGCTGCGCGGTGGCCTGGTGGCCAGGCCGACCGGCCTGGTGCTGATCAAGATCGGGGCGGTGGTCGTGCTGGGCGGGCTGGCCACCTTCGCGCTGACCCAGGACCGCTCGCCGGGGGTGATCGCGATCGCCGGGGTGCCCTACGTGGTGCCGCTGGTGCTCGTCCTGCTGGTGCTGGGCACCTGGGTGCTGGACCGGACCCGGTTCGGCCGGCACGTGTACGCGGTCGGCGGGAACCGGGAGGCGGCCCGGCGGGCCGGGATCGACGTCGTCCGCATCCGGGCGTCGGTGTTCGTCATCGCGACGGCGTTCGCGGCGGTCGGCGCCATCGTCTACTCCTCGAAGATCGGGTCGGTGAACCCGGCGGCCGGTGGCGGCAACACGCTGCTGTTCGCCGTCGGTGCCGCGGTGATCGGCGGGACCTCGCTGTTCGGCGGGCGCGGCCGGATCTCGAACGCGGTCATCGGTGGCACCGTGCTGGCGACCGTGCAGAACGGACTGGGCCTGCTCAAGCAGCCGGCCGCCGTCGTGTTCGTCGTGACCGGTCTGGTGCTGCTGCTGGCCGCGGCCGTCGACGTGCTGTCCCGGCGACGCTCGGCGGCCACCGGGCGATAGTGGCGATGATCAGGTGACGAAGACCAGGTGACGACCCCGACCGGAACCCGCCCGGACGACGCGCGCCGGCACAACCGGACCGCGCTGCTGCGCCGGCTGCACGTCGACGGACCCAGTACCCGGGCCACCCTGGCCGGCGAGCTCGGGCTCAACCGCAGCACGATCAAGGCGGTGGTGGACGGGCTCGCCGACACCGGCCTGGTCACCGAGGCGGTGCCGGCGCAGCGGTCCGGGGCGGGCCGGCCGTCGCTGCTCGTGCTCCCGGAGCCGCAGGCCGCGGTGGTGCTCGCCGTCGACGTGCGGGTGGACCAGGTCGCGCTGGCGATGGTCGGGATCGGCGGGCAGGTGCTCGGGCGGCACAGCTGGAACCTGCACCGGACCACCCGGCTGCCCGGCGAGGTGATCACCCATCTCGTCGAGTCCGCCGAGCTGCTGCGCGACGAGCTCGGGGTCTCCGAGCACGGCGTCGGGGTGTCGGTGCCCGGGGTGGTGCGCCGCTCCGACGGCTTCGTGCACGAGGCCCCGAACCTGGGCTGGCGCGACGTCGGGCTCGGGACCCGGCTCGCGTCCGTGCTGGGCCGCCCGGTGCAGGTCGCGAACGACGCCGAGTCCGGTGCGCTGGCTGAGCACCTGCGCGGGGTGGGGCGCGACGTGCCCGACATGGTCTACCTGTCGGCCGACGTCGGGGTGGGCGGCGGCGTCGTCTCCGGCGGACGGCCGTTGCGCGGTACCGGCGGCTACGTCGGGGAGCTGGGGCACCTGCTCGTCCGTCCGGACGGGCGGGACTGCTTCTGCGGGTCCCGCGGCTGCTGGGAGACCGAGGTCGGGGAGCCGGCGCTGTGCCGGGCGCTCGGCCTGCCCGAGGACACCGCCCGCGGGGTGCTGATCGCCGAGCTGCGTTCGCTCGCCGGGGTGCCCGGCCGGGCCGAGGAGCTGCTCGGCGGGTTCGCCGGGTGGATGGCGGCCGGGCTGGTGACGGTGGTCAACGTGCTGGCCCCGGAGCTGCTCGTGCTCGGCAACCTGTTCGGCGCGCTGCCCGCGCCGGTGGTCGACCGGGTCCGCTGCGAGGTGGAGCGGCGCAGCATGGTGAGCCGGGCGGCGGGCGGGACCCGGATCGCGGTGTCCCCGCTCGGCCGGGACGGCGCGCTCGTAGGAGCGGCCGAGCTGGCCTTCGAACCCGTCCTGGAGGCCGTCTGATCAGGCCAGGCGGGCGGCCAGGTCCGGCAGCGCCGCGACGGTGAACGTCGGCGCCGTCAGGTGCGCGGGGTAGGTGCCGCCGGAGCGGTCGACCCACGCCGTCGCCATGCCCGCCCGGGCCGCGCCGTGCAGGTCCCACGGGTGCACGGCCACCATGACCGCCTCGGACGGGTCGATCCCGCACCGGCGCAGCGCGTACCCGTAGGCCGCGGGCGCGGGTTTCCAGACCCCGGCGTCCTCGACCGACAGGACCAGGTCGAACGCGTCGCGCAGGCCGTGGTCGCCGAGGAGCCGTCCGGCCACCGTGGTGGCCCCGTTGGACAGGGTGACCAGGCGCAGCCAGGCGGCCTGCAGCGTCGCGACGCCCGGCCCGACGTCGGGGTGCAGCGGCAGCGCGGTGAACGCCTCCAGCACCTGCCGCGCGCCGTCGTCCGGGTCGGGCACGCCGTGCCGGTGCAGCAGGTCCGCCGCCGTGGCCGTCCCGATCTCGGCGAAGGTGCGCAGCTCACCGCCGGCCGCGAGCGCGACACCCTCGCGCAGCGTGCTCGCGAACCACAGGTCGCCGAGCCACTCCGGTGCGCCGAGTGCGGCGAACCGCCGGGCCAGCGGCCGGAGGTCGGAGAGTGTCTCGTTGACGTCGAACACCACGGTCGAGATGGCCATCGCACTACCCTGGACGGTGTGAGCGCTCCCCGCACGGTGCTCGTCCTCGGCGGTACCACCGAGGGCCGCGCCGCCGCAGCCGCGCTGGCCGGGCGTCCCGGGATCCGGGTGGTGTCGTCGCTGGCCGGGGCGGTGCGCAGCCCGCGGCTGCCGGACGGGGAGATCCGGATCGGCGGTTTCGGCGGTGCGGAGGGGCTCGCCGGTTACCTGCGCGCCGAGCGGGTCGGAGCGGTGCTGGACGCGACGCACCCGTTCGCGGCCGGGATCACCGCGAACGCCGTCACCGCCTGCCGGGCGGCCGGGGTGGGGCTGGTCGTGCTGCGCCGCCCGGGCTGGGCCGAGGGTCCGGGGGACCGCTGGCACCGCACCGGGTCGGTCGCGACGGCAGCGGCCCTGCTGCCCGCACTGCTGCCCGGCACCGCGGGGCGGGTGCTGCTCACGACCGGCCGCGGCGGGCTCGCCCACTTCGCCGGCGTCGACGCCGGATTCTGGATCCGCGCGGTCGACCCGCCGGCACCGCCGCTGCCCGCCCGGCACACGGTGCTGCTCGGCCGGGGCCCGTTCGATCTCGACGCCGAGCGTGCGCTGTTCGCCGGGGTCCGGCCGGACGTGCTGGTCACCAAGGACTCCGGTGGGGAGGCGACCGCGCCGAAGCTGGTGGCGGCCCGGGAGCGCGGCGTGCCCGTTGTGGTGGTCGACCGGCCGCCGCTGCCCGCGGGCGTGGATCGTGCCGACGTCGTGCCGGACCTGCCCGCGGCACTGGCCCGGGTGTTCGCGAGCCCTGCTCCCCGGTAAGCTCGCCCGACGAGGAAAGGGGTGTGGGTGGACGCGGTGCTCTTCGACATGGACGGCACGCTGGTCGGGTCGGACGCGGCGGTGGCGCGGACCTGGGCGGCCTGGGGGCGTGAGTACGGGGTGTCACCGGCCGCGCTCGACGCTGTGGAGCACGGCGTCCCGAGCGACGTCACGGTGCGGTTGCTCCGGCCCGACCTGGACGGCCCGGCGCACGCCGCCGCGGTCGCGCGGATGCTCGACCTGGAGTGCGCCGACCTCGACGACGTGCACGCGCTGCCCGGCGCGCACGAGCTGCTCGCGGCGCTCGACGCGGCCGGCGTCCCGTGGGCCGTGGTGACCAGTGCCGAGCGCCGGCTGGCCGTCGCCCGGCTCACCGCGGCCGGGATCGCGGCACCGGTCCTCGTCGCCCGTGACGACATCGTGCGCGGCAAGCCCGATCCCGAGGGCTACCTCGCCGGCGCCGCGGCGCTGGGTGTGGACCCGCGGCGCTGTCTCGTCGTCGAGGACGCGGAGGCGGGACTCGCCGCGGGCCGGGCGGCGGGGGCGCGTACCGCGGCCTTGCGCGGCCTGGACGGCGACCTGCGTCCCGCCGACCTGCACGAGCTCGCCGGGCTGCTGGGGCTCGGCGCCGCTCAGCCGGGCAGCTCCCGCACCATCACGACGAGCCCCTCGGAGCCGGCCGGGTCGTCCCGGAACCCGGTGCGCCGGTAGAGCGCCCGGGCCCGCGCGTTGCCGGGCTCGACCTTGAGCGCCAGCCGCCGGTGCCCGTGCTCCCGTGCGACCCGGACGACGGCGTCGACCAGCTCGGCGGCCAGCCCGGTGCCCCGCGCGCCGGGATCGACCCACATCCCGTAGAGCAGGCCCTCGCCGTCGCCCTGCGGGCGCCAGCAGGCGGTCCCGACCGGCGTGTCGTCGTCGAACGCGCCGAACCGGGCGTGTTCGGCGAGCACCCGGCGCCAGGCCGGTTCCGCCAGTGCGCACTGCTCGCGGTAGAACTCGCTGCGCTCGCCGAAGGCGTCCCGTACGGACGCGAGGCGGACCGCACGCGCCGACTCCCAGTCGTCCGGCCCGAGCCGCCGCACCGTCGTCACGGACGCGGACAGTAGCGGCTCAGCCGGTCGTGGTACCGCCGGGGCCGTACCGGCGCGGGGTGAACACGACGGGGCCGCCGTGCCGCTCCACCACCCGGGTCGTGGAGGAACCCACGATCACCAGCGTGCGCATGTCGACCTGCTCGGGGTCCAGCCCGCCCAGCGTGGTGACGACGACCCGCTCGCCGGCGCCGCCGACGTCGCGCCCGAGCACCACCGGGGTCCCCGGGTCGCGCCGCTCCAGCAGCACGTCGCGGGCCGCGCCGACCTGCCAGGGCCGGGCCGAGGACCGCGGGTTGTAGATCGCGATCGCCAGGTCGGCCGCCGCGGCGGCGCGGAGCCGGTCCGCGACCACGTCCCACGGCTTGAGCCGGTCCGACAGCGACAGCATGACGTGGTCGTGCCCGAGCGGGGCGCCGGCCGCCGCCGAGACCGCCTGGGCCGCCGAGAGCCCGGGCAGCACCCGGACCGGGACGTCGCGGTAGGCCGGCTCGGACGCCACCTCCAGCACCGCGGTGGCCATCGCGAACACCCCGGGGTCGCCGGCCGAGACGACGGCGACCCGTCGCCCGGACACGGCCAGGTCCAGGGCGTGCGCGGCCCGCTGGGACTCCACCCGGTTGTCCGAGGCGTGCCGGGTCTGGCGCGGGTTCGGCGGGACCCGGTCCAGGTAGGGGCCGTAGCCGACGAGGTCGTCGGCCCCGGCCAGCGCGGTGGCGACCTGCGGGGTGAGCCAGTCCCGCCCGGCCGGCCCGGTCCCGACGACGACGACCTCGCCCGGTCCGGGTGGCGCCTGCGTGACCGGCGTGCCGGCCGGCGCCGGGCCCGGGGCGTCCTCCGGCACCGAGGCCGCGACCTCGCCGGGGACCAGGGCGATCGCGAAGTACGGCACGTCGGCCGGGTCCACGTCGCCGACGTCGCCGGTGCGCTGACCGTCCATGGTGGCCCGCTCCACGTAGCGGGCCCGGTCGAGGGTGCCGGCGTCGGCGAGTGCGTCGCGGACCGTGCCGAAGGTACGGCCCAGCTTCATCACCGCGGCCGAGTCCGTCCCGGCGAGCCGGCGGGCCAGCTCGGCGCGGGGGAGCGTCCCGGGCAGCACGGTGAGCACCTCGTCCCGCTCCACCAGCGGCTGGCCGAGCGCCGCCGCGGCCGCGCTGATCGAGGTCACACCGGGGACGACCTCGGTGCGGAACCGGCCGGCGAGGCGCTTGTGCATGTGCATGTAGGAGCCGTAGAAGAGCGGGTCGCCCTCCGCGAGCAGGACGACGTCGCGCCCGGCGGCCAGGTGCACCGCGAGCCGGGCGGCGGCCTCGGCGTAGAACTCGTCGATGGCGCCCTGGTAGCCGCCCGGGTGGTCGGTGGTCTCGGTGGTGACCGGGTAGACCAGCGCCTCCTCGACGGCCGTGCCGGACAGGTGCGGCTCGGCGATCCGGCGGGCGATCGAGCGCCCGTGCCGCGCCGAGTGGTAGGCGACGACGTCGGCGTCGCGGATCAACCGGGCCGCCTTGATCGTGGTCAGCTCGGGGTCCCCGGGACCCAGCCCCACGCCGTAGAGGGTGCCGGTCACGCGATGATCTCCTGCTCGTGCGCCAGCGCGTTGAGCGCGGCCGCGGTGATCGCCGACCCGCCACGGCGGCCGTGCACCACGAGGTGCTCCAGGTCGGTGCGGGCGGCCAGCGCCTGCTTGGACTCGACGGCGCCGACGAACCCGACCGGGATCCCGATGACCGCGGCCGGCCGCGGCGCGCCCCGGTCGACGAGGTCGAGCAGGTGGAACAGCGCGGTCGGGGCGTTCCCGACGGCGACGACCGCGCCCTCGAAGCGGTCCGCCAGCAGTTCCAGCGCGGCGGCCGAGCGGGTGTTGCCGATCCGCTGCGCGTGCTCCGGGACCCGGGCGTCGCGCAGCAGGCAGAGCACCTCGTTCCCGGCCGGCAGCCGGGCCGCGGTCACGCCGGCGGCGACCATCATGGCGTCACAGAGGATCGGCCCGCCGGCCCGCAGTGCGGCCCGCGCGGCGGGCACGACGCCCGCGGACGCGGCGATGTCGGCGGTGAGGTCGACCTGCCCGCAGGCGTGGATCATCCGGACGGCCACGTCGGCCATCCCGGGCGGGAGCCCGGTCAGGTCGGCCTCGGCGCGGATCGTCGCGAACGAGCGCCGGTAGATCTCCGCGCCGTCGGTGAGGTAGTCGGTGGTCGGGCTGTGCTCGTCGCCGCTCAGCGGTGGCTCCTCGGTCGGTCTGACGGGGCGGACAGGGCCGACAGGGGCCGGGCCGTGCCGTCGATGGTGTAGGTCCGCTCGCCGGTGGCGACGGCGGCGGCGTGCGGGGTGTGCGGGGCGCCGCACCGGCGCACGCAGCCGGCGACGTGCACCGGGCGCACGGGCCCGAGCGCGATCAGGTCCCTGGCGTGCGCACGGACGTCGGCCAGGGACTTCACGCACCCCGGGGACCCCGCACACGCGCCGACCCGCAGCGCCGGATGGCCCGGGTCGACGACCAGCCCGGCCGCACGCAGGGTCGCGGTGGCACCGGGCCCGGCACCGGGCAGCACGAGACTCCGCCAGGGGGTGACCAGCAGCCGGTCGGCGGCCCCGGCGAGTGCCTCGACCTGGTCGGCGGACAGCTCACCGAGGACCGGCGCCACCCCGAGCGCACCGCCGCCGAGCCACCCGACCGGAGGCTCGCCCGCAGCACCGTCGCCGTCCGGGCGGGGGCCGCCCGTGCCCGCACCGGGCGCGACCCGCCCCGCGCCCGGCCGCAGCGCGACGGCGATGCGGTGGGCGGCGTCCGGGATCTCCGCCGCGCGCCAGGCCGTGGCGGCCGGTCCGGCGGTGGTCCCGGTACGCAGGTCGAGGAACGCGGTCGCGGCGTCGAGGAGCAGGCCGGGCGCATCGGCCGGGGGGCCGTGCAGGCCGGTGGCCGCCCCGGCCACGAGCAGCTCGCCCTCGTCCGGGGTGCGGGCGATCCAGCACAGGTCCGGCCGTTCGGCGGCGACGTCGCCGCGGCCGTCGTCGAACGCGACGAGGAACCGCCCGGGCAACGCGGCGAGCTCGGCGCGCGCGCAGAGCCCGCGGTCCAGCTCGGCGGCGAGACCCCGGACGTCGGCGGTCCCGCCGGTGATCCCGGACAGCGGCGACGCGAGCACGTTCCGGACGCGTTCGTGGGGGACCGACGGCAGCAGCCCGGCCGCGGTGAGCCTGCGGACCGGGCGCGGGTCGGCCGGGTCGAGCCCGCGCAGCTGCAGGTTGCCGCGGGAGGTGAGGTGCACCGCGCCGTCCCCGGCGTCGACGGCGAGCCGGGCGACCGCGCGCAGGGCGCCCGCCCCGATCTCCCCGCCGGGCAGCCGGACCCTGGCCAGCGCCCCGTCCGCCGCCGGGTGCGGCGAGACGACGCCGGGGCAGGCGTCGGTGCGGGAACGGGCGGT harbors:
- a CDS encoding GNAT family N-acetyltransferase, encoding MTTVRRLGPDDWESARAVRLASVRDAFGERSEFYREQCALAEPAWRRVLAEHARFGAFDDDTPVGTACWRPQGDGEGLLYGMWVDPGARGTGLAAELVDAVVRVAREHGHRRLALKVEPGNARARALYRRTGFRDDPAGSEGLVVMVRELPG
- a CDS encoding haloacid dehalogenase type II — protein: MAISTVVFDVNETLSDLRPLARRFAALGAPEWLGDLWFASTLREGVALAAGGELRTFAEIGTATAADLLHRHGVPDPDDGARQVLEAFTALPLHPDVGPGVATLQAAWLRLVTLSNGATTVAGRLLGDHGLRDAFDLVLSVEDAGVWKPAPAAYGYALRRCGIDPSEAVMVAVHPWDLHGAARAGMATAWVDRSGGTYPAHLTAPTFTVAALPDLAARLA
- a CDS encoding HAD-IA family hydrolase; protein product: MDAVLFDMDGTLVGSDAAVARTWAAWGREYGVSPAALDAVEHGVPSDVTVRLLRPDLDGPAHAAAVARMLDLECADLDDVHALPGAHELLAALDAAGVPWAVVTSAERRLAVARLTAAGIAAPVLVARDDIVRGKPDPEGYLAGAAALGVDPRRCLVVEDAEAGLAAGRAAGARTAALRGLDGDLRPADLHELAGLLGLGAAQPGSSRTITTSPSEPAGSSRNPVRR
- a CDS encoding sugar ABC transporter permease; translated protein: MTDRSPAPEREQHPAAPATEPTDATEEPRSAAQRANPANRAADFGIDTTARSTGEAVVAYLKGLRAGELGSLPALLGLAALFVLFTVLDSGGTFASLLNLANLLQQGAGPTIIAMGLVFVLLTGEIDLAAGTASGLAAALMALHLVNDGNVLGATGTVVFVLLVIVMVVAAGLAALVRVWAGTVVSLLTAAVLVIGVPATPWTVMGIAVGVGVVIGCLTGFLVARVGMPSFVVTLALFITWQGVILQLIGDGGTLALRDPLINAVANGNLSVPASWVLFVVGASAYAVIQLVRQRSRLRGGLVARPTGLVLIKIGAVVVLGGLATFALTQDRSPGVIAIAGVPYVVPLVLVLLVLGTWVLDRTRFGRHVYAVGGNREAARRAGIDVVRIRASVFVIATAFAAVGAIVYSSKIGSVNPAAGGGNTLLFAVGAAVIGGTSLFGGRGRISNAVIGGTVLATVQNGLGLLKQPAAVVFVVTGLVLLLAAAVDVLSRRRSAATGR
- a CDS encoding ROK family protein, translated to MTTPTGTRPDDARRHNRTALLRRLHVDGPSTRATLAGELGLNRSTIKAVVDGLADTGLVTEAVPAQRSGAGRPSLLVLPEPQAAVVLAVDVRVDQVALAMVGIGGQVLGRHSWNLHRTTRLPGEVITHLVESAELLRDELGVSEHGVGVSVPGVVRRSDGFVHEAPNLGWRDVGLGTRLASVLGRPVQVANDAESGALAEHLRGVGRDVPDMVYLSADVGVGGGVVSGGRPLRGTGGYVGELGHLLVRPDGRDCFCGSRGCWETEVGEPALCRALGLPEDTARGVLIAELRSLAGVPGRAEELLGGFAGWMAAGLVTVVNVLAPELLVLGNLFGALPAPVVDRVRCEVERRSMVSRAAGGTRIAVSPLGRDGALVGAAELAFEPVLEAV
- a CDS encoding cobalt-precorrin-6A reductase — protein: MSAPRTVLVLGGTTEGRAAAAALAGRPGIRVVSSLAGAVRSPRLPDGEIRIGGFGGAEGLAGYLRAERVGAVLDATHPFAAGITANAVTACRAAGVGLVVLRRPGWAEGPGDRWHRTGSVATAAALLPALLPGTAGRVLLTTGRGGLAHFAGVDAGFWIRAVDPPAPPLPARHTVLLGRGPFDLDAERALFAGVRPDVLVTKDSGGEATAPKLVAARERGVPVVVVDRPPLPAGVDRADVVPDLPAALARVFASPAPR